In Pseudomonadota bacterium, the genomic window GAACAGATCTTGGAATCCATCACCTTTGCTGTCATTGTAACGATAAGTTGCAGTATTTCTTTCAAATAATAATCGGAGACAATCGTGCGGGAGATTTCAGAAAGGAGGTCTAACTGCTGCGCCTTTTTTACTACCTCATCGTGAATAATTGCGTTTTTAATGGCGCTTCCCAGATACCGTGAAACCGTAAAGATAAGATCTACCTGGTGGCCCGGATACGTGTGCTCTTTTCTGTTTCTTATGTTCATAACGCCGATGATCTCGTCCTTGGAAAAGATAGGGATTGACAGAAATGCTTCGTATTTATCATCGTCGAGGGATGTAAAGGTCTTGAACCTGGGATCTTTATAAGCTTCTTTTGCCAGGGCAACAGGCTTTCTCTCCCGTGCAACCCAGCCTGTAACACCTTCACCCATTTTCAGTTTTATTCTGCCAAGCACCTTATCCTGAGGGTTGCTGGATGCCGTCAAAATAAGCTCGTCGTTCTGCTTATCGTAAAGATAGATGAGACATGAGTCTGCAATGATAAAGTGCATAATCATTTCGACGATGCGATGCAAGAGTTCGTCCAGCTCCACATTACCGCTGATATCCTTTGCAACTTCGTGGAGGATTTTCAATTCCTGTTCTTTCTGCTCTAACGCCTCACTCATTTTTTTCGTTGCCATTTGTTGTCCTTATGAAGATTTATTTACTAAATTGATTCATCCGAAGAAGGATGCAGCGTGTACTGCCTTTTTCTCACGCTTATGTCACCTTTTCTGATTAATGATTTTATAGCCCTCGATACAGTTTCCCTTGTTGAGCCGCAGGAGTTCGCTATCTCAATCTGCGTCGGACCGTTCCCTATGATGATGTGATTTTTCAGTCTGAGTCCTGATTGTTCGCCGATATCCAGAAGATATTTGAGCACCCTCCCTTCAACACTCAGGAAGGCAAGCCCTTCAATTCTCTTATCGGCAGACCGCAGCCTTCTTGATAACGTCTTTAAAATGCTGATGCTTATTGCGGGGTTTTCCAAGAGAAGTCTAATAAAATCCCTCCGGTGAATAACTAAAAACTCGGAATTTTCTGTGGTTATCACGTTTGCAGATCTTGGCAGTTCATCGATGAGTGATAGTTCGCCGAAAAAACCGTCCTTTCCGATAACATCCAGAATATATTCCTTGCCTTCTTCATCGAAAAGGGAGATTTTCACCTTTCCGCTCAATATGACATAGAGTGAATCGCCTATCTCACCTTCCTGGAAAACTATAGAGTTCTTGTTGTAATTCTTAAGGACTGCAATCCTGGAAATCGCCTGTATTTCATCATCCTTTAATATGGAAAAGAGGGTAACGCTTTTTAAATTCCCAACATATTGCTTCATCATAATGCCACCCTGTTCATCTAAATCCCCAATATGTCCTGTATACTCTTCAGGGCTTCCGCAACCTTTTCACCCGGGACGCCCCCCTGTGCTATCTGCGGTCCTCCGCCACCCTTCCCGTTGTATTTCTCCGTAATCCCCTTGATGATTTTCCCTGCGTTGTATGTGCTCTGAGCATCCTTGCTGACTGCAACAACGATTAAACCTTTTGTATCATCCCGCGTACCCACTGCAGCGACACAGCTTTTCACCCTGCTTCTGATAATATCCGTCACCTTTCTTAAATCTTCTGCTTTGGCATTCTCAATCAACATAGTGACAGCTTTAACCCCGTCCCGTTCACAGGCCCCCTCGATTGCCGCATCGACTTTACCGGCTGTTATCTCCTCTCTTAAACGCTCCAGTATCTTTTCTTTTTCCTGAAGCTCTCCGATAATCCCTTCAATCCGTTCCCGTACCCTGCCGGTCTCTGTGTTGGTGAGTTTTGCAATTCCGTTCACAATACCTTCAAGCGTGCGGCTGCGTTCTATTGCACCTTTCCCTGTAACGGCCTCAATCCTTCTCACGCCGTATGCAAGGGAGCCTTCGCCGGTGATATAAAAACTCCCTATCTCTCCGGTATTCCTCACATGGGTTCCGCCACACAATTCAGCGCTGAAATCGCCTATCTTCACAACCCTCACCGTTTCTCCGTATTTCTCTTCGAATAGTGCTGTTGCGCCTTCTTTGATTGCGTCGTCTTTTGTTTTCTCTTCAACAGCAACATTGATACAATCGAGGCACTTTTCGTTAACAATATCCTCCACCCGTGCTATTTCCGCATTATCCAGGGCATGAAAGTGGGTGAAGTCAAACCTGAATCTGTCTTTTTCCACAAGTGAGCCGGATTGTTTCACATGGTCTCCAAGCATCTGCCGGAGCGCATAGTGGAGGAGGTGTGTGGCAGTGTGATTTCTCGAAACACCCCTCCGTTTTTCCTTGTCAACGGTCAATCGAACAATATCCCCTTTTTTGAAAGAACCATTTTCCATCTTTATGCTGTGAGAGAAGAGGTCGGCCTTTATCTTCGTTACGTTCAGAACCTGTGCCTTCCCGGAAGGTGATGTTATGAAACCCTCATCGTCCGTCTGACCTCCACTTT contains:
- a CDS encoding Crp/Fnr family transcriptional regulator, with protein sequence MMKQYVGNLKSVTLFSILKDDEIQAISRIAVLKNYNKNSIVFQEGEIGDSLYVILSGKVKISLFDEEGKEYILDVIGKDGFFGELSLIDELPRSANVITTENSEFLVIHRRDFIRLLLENPAISISILKTLSRRLRSADKRIEGLAFLSVEGRVLKYLLDIGEQSGLRLKNHIIIGNGPTQIEIANSCGSTRETVSRAIKSLIRKGDISVRKRQYTLHPSSDESI
- a CDS encoding GAF domain-containing protein, with the protein product MATKKMSEALEQKEQELKILHEVAKDISGNVELDELLHRIVEMIMHFIIADSCLIYLYDKQNDELILTASSNPQDKVLGRIKLKMGEGVTGWVARERKPVALAKEAYKDPRFKTFTSLDDDKYEAFLSIPIFSKDEIIGVMNIRNRKEHTYPGHQVDLIFTVSRYLGSAIKNAIIHDEVVKKAQQLDLLSEISRTIVSDYYLKEILQLIVTMTAKVMDSKICSIMLLDEKRNELVIAATQSLSAYYVNKPNLKVGQSISGRVVKEKKPITVLDVTKEPGFMYPDIAKKEGIVSLLSTPMMIKDRAIGVINSYTQCEHKFSKEEVDIIQTVANQAAVAIENTRLDQEILTAKEALEARKIIEKAKGILMKELGVSEDDAYKKIHKKSMDLRKSMREIAEAIILTSDLKKKY